One Symphalangus syndactylus isolate Jambi chromosome 10, NHGRI_mSymSyn1-v2.1_pri, whole genome shotgun sequence genomic region harbors:
- the R3HCC1 gene encoding R3H and coiled-coil domain-containing protein 1 isoform X2 has protein sequence MNVKASRVALGEARPGPLWGARARWPLGTPRAAATLREAAALQPVTLALLCLDGVFLSSAENDFVHRIQEELDRFLLQKQLSKVLLFPPLSSRLRYLIHRTAENFDLLSSFSVGEGWKRRTVICHQDIRVPSSDALSGPRRPPASYPSKYHSPRPTSNQGAAAVPRGARAGRWYRGRKPDQPLYVPRVLRRQEEWGLTSTSGLKREAPAGTDPEEPGDVGAGDPNSDQGLPVLMTQGTEDLKGPGQRCENEPLPDPVGPEPPGPESQSRKGDMVEMATRFGSTLQLDLEEGKESPLEKRLVAEEEEDEEEVEEDGPSSCLEDDYSELLQEIADNLTKKEIQIEKIHLDTSSFVEELPGEKDLAHVVEIYDFEPALKTEDLLAAFSEFQEKGFRIQWVDDTHALGIFPCLASAAEALTREFSVLKIRPLTQGTKQSKLKALQRPKLLRLVKERPQTNVTVARRLVARALGLQHKKKERPAVRGPLLP, from the exons ATGAATGTGAAAGCTAGTCGTGTCGCTCTAGGAGAAGCG CGGCCCGGGCCTCTCTGGGGCGCTCGGGCGCGCTGGCCTCTGGGGACGCCGAGGGCGGCTGCGACGCTCCGAGAGGCCGCG GCTCtccaacctgtcaccctggcccTTCTTTGCTTGGACGGTGTCTTCCTCTCCTCAGCCGAGAATGACTTCGTCCACCGGATCCAGGAGGAACTGGACCGCTTTCTGCTGCAGAAGCAGCTGTCAAA ggtTCTTCTTTTCCCCCCACTCTCCAGTCGCCTCCGGTACCTGATCCATAGAACAGCAGAGAATTTTGATCTCTTGAGCAGCTTCTCCGTTGGGGAGGGCTGGAAGAGGAGGACGGTCATCTGTCACCAGGACATCAG GGTACCCAGTTCGGATGCCCTCTCTGGCCCCCGCCGCCCTCCTGCCTCCTACCCCAGCAAGTACCACAGTCCTCGGCCCACCTCCAACCAAGGAGCAGCTGCGGTTCCCCGAGGTGCCCGGGCTGGCCGGTGGTATCGTGGACGCAAGCCAGACCAGCCTTTGTATGTGCCCCGGGTGCTGCGCAGGCAGGAAGAATGGGGGCTGACCTCTACCTCGGGGCTCAAGAGAGAGGCCCCAGCTGGCACGGACCCAGAAGAGCCTGGAGATGTTGGTGCTGGAGACCCCAACTCTGATCAGGGACTCCCTGTGCTGATGACTCAGGGAACAGAGGACCTAAAGGGCCCAGGACAAAGGTGTGAGAATGAGCCACTGCCGGACCCTGTTGGCCCTGAGCCCCCAGGGCCTGAGAGTCAGTCAAGGAAGGGAGACATGGTGGAGATGGCCACACGGTTTGGGTCCACCCTGCAGCTAGACCtggaagaggggaaggagagTCCGCTGGAGAAGAGGCTggtggcagaggaggaagaggacgaAGAGGAGGTGGAAGAGGACGGCCCAAGCAGCTGCTTGGAGGACGATTACAGTGAGCTGCTGCAGGAG ATCGCAGACAACCTGACGAAGAAGGAGATTCAGATAGAGAAGATTCACTTGGACACATCCTCCTTCGTGGAGGAGCTGCCTGGAGAGAAGGACCTTGCCCACGTGGTAGAGATCTATGACTTTGAACCAGCGCTCAAGACGGAGGACCTGCTGGCAGCGTTTTCTGAGTTCCA agagaaggggttcAGGATTCAGTGGGTGGATGATACTCACGCACTCGGCATCTTTCCCTGCCTGGCCTCAG CTGCTGAAGCCCTGACCCGGGAGTTCTCGGTGCTCAAGATCCGGCCCCTCACGCAGGGAACCAAGCAGTCAAAGCTCAAAGCCTTGCAGAGGCCAA AACTCCTGCGTCTGGTGAAGGAGAGGCCGCAGACAAATGTGACCGTGGCCCGGCGGCTGGTGGCCCGGGCCCTGGGACTCCAACATAAAAAGAAAGAGCGGCCTGCTGTCCGGGGTCCGCTGCTGCCCTGA
- the R3HCC1 gene encoding R3H and coiled-coil domain-containing protein 1 isoform X3 — protein MALQPVTLALLCLDGVFLSSAENDFVHRIQEELDRFLLQKQLSKVLLFPPLSSRLRYLIHRTAENFDLLSSFSVGEGWKRRTVICHQDIRVPSSDALSGPRRPPASYPSKYHSPRPTSNQGAAAVPRGARAGRWYRGRKPDQPLYVPRVLRRQEEWGLTSTSGLKREAPAGTDPEEPGDVGAGDPNSDQGLPVLMTQGTEDLKGPGQRCENEPLPDPVGPEPPGPESQSRKGDMVEMATRFGSTLQLDLEEGKESPLEKRLVAEEEEDEEEVEEDGPSSCLEDDYSELLQEIADNLTKKEIQIEKIHLDTSSFVEELPGEKDLAHVVEIYDFEPALKTEDLLAAFSEFQEKGFRIQWVDDTHALGIFPCLASAAEALTREFSVLKIRPLTQGTKQSKLKALQRPKLLRLVKERPQTNVTVARRLVARALGLQHKKKERPAVRGPLLP, from the exons GCTCtccaacctgtcaccctggcccTTCTTTGCTTGGACGGTGTCTTCCTCTCCTCAGCCGAGAATGACTTCGTCCACCGGATCCAGGAGGAACTGGACCGCTTTCTGCTGCAGAAGCAGCTGTCAAA ggtTCTTCTTTTCCCCCCACTCTCCAGTCGCCTCCGGTACCTGATCCATAGAACAGCAGAGAATTTTGATCTCTTGAGCAGCTTCTCCGTTGGGGAGGGCTGGAAGAGGAGGACGGTCATCTGTCACCAGGACATCAG GGTACCCAGTTCGGATGCCCTCTCTGGCCCCCGCCGCCCTCCTGCCTCCTACCCCAGCAAGTACCACAGTCCTCGGCCCACCTCCAACCAAGGAGCAGCTGCGGTTCCCCGAGGTGCCCGGGCTGGCCGGTGGTATCGTGGACGCAAGCCAGACCAGCCTTTGTATGTGCCCCGGGTGCTGCGCAGGCAGGAAGAATGGGGGCTGACCTCTACCTCGGGGCTCAAGAGAGAGGCCCCAGCTGGCACGGACCCAGAAGAGCCTGGAGATGTTGGTGCTGGAGACCCCAACTCTGATCAGGGACTCCCTGTGCTGATGACTCAGGGAACAGAGGACCTAAAGGGCCCAGGACAAAGGTGTGAGAATGAGCCACTGCCGGACCCTGTTGGCCCTGAGCCCCCAGGGCCTGAGAGTCAGTCAAGGAAGGGAGACATGGTGGAGATGGCCACACGGTTTGGGTCCACCCTGCAGCTAGACCtggaagaggggaaggagagTCCGCTGGAGAAGAGGCTggtggcagaggaggaagaggacgaAGAGGAGGTGGAAGAGGACGGCCCAAGCAGCTGCTTGGAGGACGATTACAGTGAGCTGCTGCAGGAG ATCGCAGACAACCTGACGAAGAAGGAGATTCAGATAGAGAAGATTCACTTGGACACATCCTCCTTCGTGGAGGAGCTGCCTGGAGAGAAGGACCTTGCCCACGTGGTAGAGATCTATGACTTTGAACCAGCGCTCAAGACGGAGGACCTGCTGGCAGCGTTTTCTGAGTTCCA agagaaggggttcAGGATTCAGTGGGTGGATGATACTCACGCACTCGGCATCTTTCCCTGCCTGGCCTCAG CTGCTGAAGCCCTGACCCGGGAGTTCTCGGTGCTCAAGATCCGGCCCCTCACGCAGGGAACCAAGCAGTCAAAGCTCAAAGCCTTGCAGAGGCCAA AACTCCTGCGTCTGGTGAAGGAGAGGCCGCAGACAAATGTGACCGTGGCCCGGCGGCTGGTGGCCCGGGCCCTGGGACTCCAACATAAAAAGAAAGAGCGGCCTGCTGTCCGGGGTCCGCTGCTGCCCTGA
- the R3HCC1 gene encoding R3H and coiled-coil domain-containing protein 1 isoform X6, with amino-acid sequence MTQGTEDLKGPGQRCENEPLPDPVGPEPPGPESQSRKGDMVEMATRFGSTLQLDLEEGKESPLEKRLVAEEEEDEEEVEEDGPSSCLEDDYSELLQEIADNLTKKEIQIEKIHLDTSSFVEELPGEKDLAHVVEIYDFEPALKTEDLLAAFSEFQEKGFRIQWVDDTHALGIFPCLASAAEALTREFSVLKIRPLTQGTKQSKLKALQRPKLLRLVKERPQTNVTVARRLVARALGLQHKKKERPAVRGPLLP; translated from the exons ATGACTCAGGGAACAGAGGACCTAAAGGGCCCAGGACAAAGGTGTGAGAATGAGCCACTGCCGGACCCTGTTGGCCCTGAGCCCCCAGGGCCTGAGAGTCAGTCAAGGAAGGGAGACATGGTGGAGATGGCCACACGGTTTGGGTCCACCCTGCAGCTAGACCtggaagaggggaaggagagTCCGCTGGAGAAGAGGCTggtggcagaggaggaagaggacgaAGAGGAGGTGGAAGAGGACGGCCCAAGCAGCTGCTTGGAGGACGATTACAGTGAGCTGCTGCAGGAG ATCGCAGACAACCTGACGAAGAAGGAGATTCAGATAGAGAAGATTCACTTGGACACATCCTCCTTCGTGGAGGAGCTGCCTGGAGAGAAGGACCTTGCCCACGTGGTAGAGATCTATGACTTTGAACCAGCGCTCAAGACGGAGGACCTGCTGGCAGCGTTTTCTGAGTTCCA agagaaggggttcAGGATTCAGTGGGTGGATGATACTCACGCACTCGGCATCTTTCCCTGCCTGGCCTCAG CTGCTGAAGCCCTGACCCGGGAGTTCTCGGTGCTCAAGATCCGGCCCCTCACGCAGGGAACCAAGCAGTCAAAGCTCAAAGCCTTGCAGAGGCCAA AACTCCTGCGTCTGGTGAAGGAGAGGCCGCAGACAAATGTGACCGTGGCCCGGCGGCTGGTGGCCCGGGCCCTGGGACTCCAACATAAAAAGAAAGAGCGGCCTGCTGTCCGGGGTCCGCTGCTGCCCTGA
- the R3HCC1 gene encoding R3H and coiled-coil domain-containing protein 1 isoform X1 — MALQPVTLALLCLDGVFLSSAENDFVHRIQEELDRFLLQKQLSKVLLFPPLSSRLRYLIHRTAENFDLLSSFSVGEGWKRRTVICHQDIRVPSSDALSGPRRPPASYPSKYHSPRPTSNQGAAAVPRGARAGRWYRGRKPDQPLYVPRVLRRQEEWGLTSTSGLKREAPAGTDPEEPGDVGAGDPNSDQGLPVLMTQGTEDLKGPGQRCENEPLPDPVGPEPPGPESQSRKGDMVEMATRFGSTLQLDLEEGKESPLEKRLVAEEEEDEEEVEEDGPSSCLEDDYSELLQEIADNLTKKEIQIEKIHLDTSSFVEELPGEKDLAHVVEIYDFEPALKTEDLLAAFSEFQEKGFRIQWVDDTHALGIFPCLASAAEALTREFSVLKIRPLTQGTKQSKLKALQRPSVSHCVQPRAQCFKTWHSSREEVLDAKRMADKAGSEKDGRSRYVLCCPRSLVAPVKLPVRASVPFAEEMLALSIFSYPSHVSLWHPEWTVLEVLCHSGGNTPVLVSENTGMFPSQEELPERQRPFCSLHPPIPLCQAAPWQEQAPQMR, encoded by the exons GCTCtccaacctgtcaccctggcccTTCTTTGCTTGGACGGTGTCTTCCTCTCCTCAGCCGAGAATGACTTCGTCCACCGGATCCAGGAGGAACTGGACCGCTTTCTGCTGCAGAAGCAGCTGTCAAA ggtTCTTCTTTTCCCCCCACTCTCCAGTCGCCTCCGGTACCTGATCCATAGAACAGCAGAGAATTTTGATCTCTTGAGCAGCTTCTCCGTTGGGGAGGGCTGGAAGAGGAGGACGGTCATCTGTCACCAGGACATCAG GGTACCCAGTTCGGATGCCCTCTCTGGCCCCCGCCGCCCTCCTGCCTCCTACCCCAGCAAGTACCACAGTCCTCGGCCCACCTCCAACCAAGGAGCAGCTGCGGTTCCCCGAGGTGCCCGGGCTGGCCGGTGGTATCGTGGACGCAAGCCAGACCAGCCTTTGTATGTGCCCCGGGTGCTGCGCAGGCAGGAAGAATGGGGGCTGACCTCTACCTCGGGGCTCAAGAGAGAGGCCCCAGCTGGCACGGACCCAGAAGAGCCTGGAGATGTTGGTGCTGGAGACCCCAACTCTGATCAGGGACTCCCTGTGCTGATGACTCAGGGAACAGAGGACCTAAAGGGCCCAGGACAAAGGTGTGAGAATGAGCCACTGCCGGACCCTGTTGGCCCTGAGCCCCCAGGGCCTGAGAGTCAGTCAAGGAAGGGAGACATGGTGGAGATGGCCACACGGTTTGGGTCCACCCTGCAGCTAGACCtggaagaggggaaggagagTCCGCTGGAGAAGAGGCTggtggcagaggaggaagaggacgaAGAGGAGGTGGAAGAGGACGGCCCAAGCAGCTGCTTGGAGGACGATTACAGTGAGCTGCTGCAGGAG ATCGCAGACAACCTGACGAAGAAGGAGATTCAGATAGAGAAGATTCACTTGGACACATCCTCCTTCGTGGAGGAGCTGCCTGGAGAGAAGGACCTTGCCCACGTGGTAGAGATCTATGACTTTGAACCAGCGCTCAAGACGGAGGACCTGCTGGCAGCGTTTTCTGAGTTCCA agagaaggggttcAGGATTCAGTGGGTGGATGATACTCACGCACTCGGCATCTTTCCCTGCCTGGCCTCAG CTGCTGAAGCCCTGACCCGGGAGTTCTCGGTGCTCAAGATCCGGCCCCTCACGCAGGGAACCAAGCAGTCAAAGCTCAAAGCCTTGCAGAGGCCAA gtgtgagccactgcgtccagcccagAGCTCAGTGTTTTAAGACATGGCACTCGTCAAGGGAGGAGGTGTTGGATGCAAAACGGATGGCAGATAAAGCTGGTTCAGAGAAAGATGGGAGAAGCAGGTATGTTCTTTGCTGTCCTAGGTCGTTGGTGGCCCCAGTGAAACTCCCAGTCAGAGCCTCGGTGCCCTTTGCAGAGGAGATGCTTGCACTCTCCATCTTTTCCTACCCCAGCCACGTGTCCCTGTGGCATCCAGAATGGACAGTCCTGGAGGTGCTCTGCCACAGTGGGGGCAACACTCCTGTCCTCGTTTCAGAGAACACTGGGATGTTTCCATCCCAGGAGGAGCTGCCAGAAAGGCAGAGGCCCTTCTGCTCGCTCCACCCCCCCATCCCCCTATGCCAGGCAGCCCCCTGGCAGGAGCAAGCCCCACAGATGCGATGA
- the R3HCC1 gene encoding R3H and coiled-coil domain-containing protein 1 isoform X4, producing MALQPVTLALLCLDGVFLSSAENDFVHRIQEELDRFLLQKQLSKVLLFPPLSSRLRYLIHRTAENFDLLSSFSVGEGWKRRTVICHQDIRVPSSDALSGPRRPPASYPSKYHSPRPTSNQGAAAVPRGARAGRWYRGRKPDQPLYVPRVLRRQEEWGLTSTSGLKREAPAGTDPEEPGDVGAGDPNSDQGLPVLMTQGTEDLKGPGQRCENEPLPDPVGPEPPGPESQSRKGDMVEMATRFGSTLQLDLEEGKESPLEKRLVAEEEEDEEEVEEDGPSSCLEDDYSELLQEIADNLTKKEIQIEKIHLDTSSFVEELPGEKDLAHVVEIYDFEPALKTEDLLAAFSEFQEKGFRIQWVDDTHALGIFPCLASAAEALTREFSVLKIRPLTQGTKQSKLKALQRPKTMVGDFRHEFSMTSE from the exons GCTCtccaacctgtcaccctggcccTTCTTTGCTTGGACGGTGTCTTCCTCTCCTCAGCCGAGAATGACTTCGTCCACCGGATCCAGGAGGAACTGGACCGCTTTCTGCTGCAGAAGCAGCTGTCAAA ggtTCTTCTTTTCCCCCCACTCTCCAGTCGCCTCCGGTACCTGATCCATAGAACAGCAGAGAATTTTGATCTCTTGAGCAGCTTCTCCGTTGGGGAGGGCTGGAAGAGGAGGACGGTCATCTGTCACCAGGACATCAG GGTACCCAGTTCGGATGCCCTCTCTGGCCCCCGCCGCCCTCCTGCCTCCTACCCCAGCAAGTACCACAGTCCTCGGCCCACCTCCAACCAAGGAGCAGCTGCGGTTCCCCGAGGTGCCCGGGCTGGCCGGTGGTATCGTGGACGCAAGCCAGACCAGCCTTTGTATGTGCCCCGGGTGCTGCGCAGGCAGGAAGAATGGGGGCTGACCTCTACCTCGGGGCTCAAGAGAGAGGCCCCAGCTGGCACGGACCCAGAAGAGCCTGGAGATGTTGGTGCTGGAGACCCCAACTCTGATCAGGGACTCCCTGTGCTGATGACTCAGGGAACAGAGGACCTAAAGGGCCCAGGACAAAGGTGTGAGAATGAGCCACTGCCGGACCCTGTTGGCCCTGAGCCCCCAGGGCCTGAGAGTCAGTCAAGGAAGGGAGACATGGTGGAGATGGCCACACGGTTTGGGTCCACCCTGCAGCTAGACCtggaagaggggaaggagagTCCGCTGGAGAAGAGGCTggtggcagaggaggaagaggacgaAGAGGAGGTGGAAGAGGACGGCCCAAGCAGCTGCTTGGAGGACGATTACAGTGAGCTGCTGCAGGAG ATCGCAGACAACCTGACGAAGAAGGAGATTCAGATAGAGAAGATTCACTTGGACACATCCTCCTTCGTGGAGGAGCTGCCTGGAGAGAAGGACCTTGCCCACGTGGTAGAGATCTATGACTTTGAACCAGCGCTCAAGACGGAGGACCTGCTGGCAGCGTTTTCTGAGTTCCA agagaaggggttcAGGATTCAGTGGGTGGATGATACTCACGCACTCGGCATCTTTCCCTGCCTGGCCTCAG CTGCTGAAGCCCTGACCCGGGAGTTCTCGGTGCTCAAGATCCGGCCCCTCACGCAGGGAACCAAGCAGTCAAAGCTCAAAGCCTTGCAGAGGCCAA aAACCATGGTGGGAGATTTTAGACACGAGTTTTCCATGACTTCAGAGTAG
- the R3HCC1 gene encoding R3H and coiled-coil domain-containing protein 1 isoform X5 has protein sequence MALQPVTLALLCLDGVFLSSAENDFVHRIQEELDRFLLQKQLSKVLLFPPLSSRLRYLIHRTAENFDLLSSFSVGEGWKRRTVICHQDIRVPSSDALSGPRRPPASYPSKYHSPRPTSNQGAAAVPRGARAGRWYRGRKPDQPLYVPRVLRRQEEWGLTSTSGLKREAPAGTDPEEPGDVGAGDPNSDQGLPVLMTQGTEDLKGPGQRCENEPLPDPVGPEPPGPESQSRKGDMVEMATRFGSTLQLDLEEGKESPLEKRLVAEEEEDEEEVEEDGPSSCLEDDYSELLQEIADNLTKKEIQIEKIHLDTSSFVEELPGEKDLAHVVEIYDFEPALKTEDLLAAFSEFQEKGFRIQWVDDTHALGIFPCLASAAEALTREFSVLKIRPLTQGTKQSKLKALQRPNRFSQRVGAAPFGVY, from the exons GCTCtccaacctgtcaccctggcccTTCTTTGCTTGGACGGTGTCTTCCTCTCCTCAGCCGAGAATGACTTCGTCCACCGGATCCAGGAGGAACTGGACCGCTTTCTGCTGCAGAAGCAGCTGTCAAA ggtTCTTCTTTTCCCCCCACTCTCCAGTCGCCTCCGGTACCTGATCCATAGAACAGCAGAGAATTTTGATCTCTTGAGCAGCTTCTCCGTTGGGGAGGGCTGGAAGAGGAGGACGGTCATCTGTCACCAGGACATCAG GGTACCCAGTTCGGATGCCCTCTCTGGCCCCCGCCGCCCTCCTGCCTCCTACCCCAGCAAGTACCACAGTCCTCGGCCCACCTCCAACCAAGGAGCAGCTGCGGTTCCCCGAGGTGCCCGGGCTGGCCGGTGGTATCGTGGACGCAAGCCAGACCAGCCTTTGTATGTGCCCCGGGTGCTGCGCAGGCAGGAAGAATGGGGGCTGACCTCTACCTCGGGGCTCAAGAGAGAGGCCCCAGCTGGCACGGACCCAGAAGAGCCTGGAGATGTTGGTGCTGGAGACCCCAACTCTGATCAGGGACTCCCTGTGCTGATGACTCAGGGAACAGAGGACCTAAAGGGCCCAGGACAAAGGTGTGAGAATGAGCCACTGCCGGACCCTGTTGGCCCTGAGCCCCCAGGGCCTGAGAGTCAGTCAAGGAAGGGAGACATGGTGGAGATGGCCACACGGTTTGGGTCCACCCTGCAGCTAGACCtggaagaggggaaggagagTCCGCTGGAGAAGAGGCTggtggcagaggaggaagaggacgaAGAGGAGGTGGAAGAGGACGGCCCAAGCAGCTGCTTGGAGGACGATTACAGTGAGCTGCTGCAGGAG ATCGCAGACAACCTGACGAAGAAGGAGATTCAGATAGAGAAGATTCACTTGGACACATCCTCCTTCGTGGAGGAGCTGCCTGGAGAGAAGGACCTTGCCCACGTGGTAGAGATCTATGACTTTGAACCAGCGCTCAAGACGGAGGACCTGCTGGCAGCGTTTTCTGAGTTCCA agagaaggggttcAGGATTCAGTGGGTGGATGATACTCACGCACTCGGCATCTTTCCCTGCCTGGCCTCAG CTGCTGAAGCCCTGACCCGGGAGTTCTCGGTGCTCAAGATCCGGCCCCTCACGCAGGGAACCAAGCAGTCAAAGCTCAAAGCCTTGCAGAGGCCAA ACCGCTTCTCCCAGAGGGTAGGAGCTGCCCCTTTTGGAGTCTACTGA